The Streptomyces sp. M92 nucleotide sequence TCAGCAGATACCCCACACCTTCGGTATCGCCGGTCAGCAGCTCCGTCGCGTACCGCTTCTCGACGTACTGGGAGAGCACCAGGACCCCCACTCCGGGCCAGCGCTCGCGTATCTCCAGTGCGGCGCGCAGGCCCTCGTCCGTGTGCGTGGGCGGCATCCGGACATCTGCGACGACCACGTCCGGCGGATCCTCGGCGACCGCCTTCAGCAGCAGCTCGGCGTTGCCCACGGCCGCGAGCACCTGGTGTCCTTCCTCCATCAGCAGCCGCACCAGGCCCTCCCTCAGCAGGGTCGAGTCCTCGGCGAGGATCAGCCGCATGGCAGCTCCGCGGCCACGAGGGTGGGACCGCCCGGCGGGCTGACCACGCTGAGGCTGCCGTCGAGGGCCGCGACACGTCGGGCGAGCCCGAACAGTCCGCTGCCCGCGGCGTTCGCCCCGCCGCAGCCGTCGTCCTGGACGCTCACGTACATCCGTTGCTCCTCAGCTCTGACAGCGACGCTTATCCGGGTGGGCGCCGCGTGCTTGACGGCGTTCGTGACAGCCTCGCAGACGACGAAGTAGGCGACGGTCGCCACGGCCTGCTCGGGTTCCTCGGCCACGTCGTACTCCACCCCCACCGGCACGGACGCCCGCTCGGCGACCGTCTCCAGGGCCGCGCGCAGCCCCGCCTCGTCCAACGTGGTCGGGTAGATCCGCCAGGCCACCTCGCGCAGCTCGTCCAGGGCGCGGCGGCTCTCGTCATGGGCCTGGGCCAGGAGCCGGTTGCGCCGGTCGGCGTCCTGACTGCGGCGGGCACGGCCGAGCAGCATGCCGAGTGCGACGAGGCGTTGTTGCACGCCGTCGTGCAGGTCACGTTCGATGCGGCGCCGTTCGTCGTTCACCGCGTCGACCACGGCCGCGCGGCTGG carries:
- a CDS encoding sensor histidine kinase; translation: MRNMARRVVRCGVGLIMGTATAAVELLFALLAGAALLPVAAWPTARRAVLRPVLAGARTLAGLERARLAMWLDLRITPAHEDVRALRYVACHWALGVLGGVVMLTAAIGLGYGTFGMYGWFLLDGIRNPGSFVLGSLGGFFLVFLAVQGIFGVVGLEGQLARHFLGPRHQEELERRIAELSASRAAVVDAVNDERRRIERDLHDGVQQRLVALGMLLGRARRSQDADRRNRLLAQAHDESRRALDELREVAWRIYPTTLDEAGLRAALETVAERASVPVGVEYDVAEEPEQAVATVAYFVVCEAVTNAVKHAAPTRISVAVRAEEQRMYVSVQDDGCGGANAAGSGLFGLARRVAALDGSLSVVSPPGGPTLVAAELPCG